The following are encoded together in the Variovorax sp. PBS-H4 genome:
- a CDS encoding DUF637 domain-containing protein, whose product MSRAGHHGSSFEDNLREGIKSTLLDTVAAQGAHAIGDLTLAGALDDFTNKAAHAIAGCMVGAARADSASGCAAGALGAAIGELAAEGYGRRDDTVQFAALMSGLAVAVTGGDASQINLASQAGSNAAANNYLSHSPFANVRGIVATENARLAARCGADCTQADFDRIDAQMQQLDRAAQLVELSRHSGLTTEQALRLGENIASLLPVYGTPIALYQALTGESLTGQNLTTVERFFNGVAAAVPLGSAAYRLINGAMADLRLAASFGGFGADGKALMDFGQLSSHQKGIVGELLGANTVQNVLPGATRLGRMGEVGSNGIDDLYKVTSANADYVIVEYKFGTSTLGKTADGLQMSDGWVLGSNRLIQAAGSEAEAALIRKAFESGRVEKRVVHTDPAGGTSVWLVDAAGKVVKADSNLRSMLLGAKK is encoded by the coding sequence ATCTCGAGAGCTGGCCATCACGGCAGCAGCTTCGAGGACAACCTGCGAGAAGGCATCAAGTCAACGCTGCTGGACACGGTGGCGGCACAAGGCGCCCACGCGATCGGCGACCTCACGCTCGCTGGCGCTTTGGATGACTTCACCAACAAGGCCGCGCATGCGATCGCGGGGTGCATGGTGGGTGCGGCCAGAGCCGACAGCGCGAGTGGCTGCGCGGCAGGTGCGCTGGGTGCGGCGATCGGCGAACTGGCGGCTGAAGGCTACGGCCGAAGAGACGACACGGTGCAGTTCGCCGCCCTCATGAGCGGGCTGGCTGTGGCCGTCACCGGCGGGGATGCCAGCCAGATCAATCTCGCCAGCCAGGCGGGGAGCAATGCGGCGGCGAACAACTATCTCAGCCACTCGCCCTTCGCCAATGTGCGCGGCATCGTCGCAACAGAAAACGCCCGTCTGGCTGCGCGGTGCGGTGCCGACTGCACGCAGGCGGACTTCGATCGCATCGACGCGCAGATGCAGCAACTGGATCGCGCGGCCCAACTGGTGGAACTCAGCCGACATTCCGGGCTGACGACCGAGCAGGCCCTGCGGCTCGGCGAAAACATCGCGTCGTTGCTGCCCGTCTATGGCACGCCGATCGCCCTGTACCAGGCCCTCACTGGCGAGAGCCTGACTGGCCAGAACCTCACGACGGTCGAGCGCTTCTTCAACGGAGTTGCTGCGGCCGTGCCGCTCGGAAGTGCGGCCTACCGTCTCATCAACGGCGCCATGGCGGACTTGCGACTGGCGGCCAGCTTCGGCGGCTTCGGCGCGGACGGCAAGGCACTGATGGACTTCGGCCAGCTGTCGAGCCATCAGAAGGGCATCGTCGGGGAACTGCTGGGCGCCAATACAGTGCAAAACGTGCTGCCAGGGGCCACAAGGCTGGGGAGAATGGGTGAGGTGGGCAGCAATGGGATCGATGACCTGTACAAGGTCACGAGTGCCAATGCCGACTATGTGATCGTGGAGTACAAGTTCGGAACTTCGACGCTGGGGAAAACAGCTGACGGGCTGCAGATGAGTGACGGGTGGGTATTGGGCTCGAACCGGCTTATCCAAGCCGCAGGAAGTGAGGCCGAGGCAGCACTCATTCGAAAGGCCTTCGAGAGCGGGCGAGTCGAAAAGCGGGTCGTACATACCGATCCGGCGGGAGGGACCTCGGTCTGGCTTGTCGATGCAGCGGGCAAGGTCGTTAAAGCTGACTCTAATTTGAGGAGTATGTTGTTGGGAGCCAAGAAGTGA
- a CDS encoding PoNi-like cognate immunity protein — MIRDCLKDKEWFDRWIMFVETAIAEDVSTIAKPSKNPAYRPQYVKDLAFHHFKLMMRRYSRGDPSGVLPQYFEPLIHYWEKSQRLGAEMWTPEQQHSRHTWAVNLDYYIDCFWLVGLALALKVSDVQWHRLLDLIGNEGEDLLLDRMIATRWPNRMIGTSLCYPKPYARLLKAIDAPEARQAVLLNEFVESWYKEVGGAARSGRQKQAVPFKTPYWHNYHRLEGGYFGYWCLEAVAAVKAFNLDDSLCVGHPHYPGDLLRPEQVTAPDMSRLLPELAATIGAPPEPPFTGEPVHLTKWEALKMLVKNKLTS, encoded by the coding sequence GTGATACGAGACTGTTTAAAAGATAAGGAATGGTTTGATCGATGGATTATGTTCGTTGAGACGGCCATTGCTGAAGATGTTTCGACTATCGCCAAACCATCAAAGAACCCTGCCTATCGCCCCCAGTATGTAAAAGATTTAGCGTTTCATCATTTCAAGCTGATGATGCGCCGCTACTCTCGCGGTGACCCAAGCGGTGTGCTACCTCAGTACTTCGAACCGCTCATTCACTATTGGGAAAAATCTCAGCGTTTGGGTGCGGAAATGTGGACACCGGAGCAACAACATAGCCGTCATACATGGGCAGTGAATCTTGACTACTACATCGACTGCTTCTGGTTGGTAGGCTTGGCACTTGCGCTCAAAGTTTCCGACGTGCAATGGCACCGCCTCCTCGACCTGATTGGCAATGAGGGCGAAGACTTGCTGCTCGACCGGATGATTGCTACCAGGTGGCCAAATCGCATGATCGGCACGTCGCTGTGCTATCCGAAACCCTACGCTCGACTGTTGAAGGCGATCGATGCGCCTGAGGCAAGGCAAGCTGTTCTATTGAATGAATTTGTCGAGAGTTGGTACAAGGAGGTTGGCGGCGCCGCAAGATCTGGGCGTCAGAAGCAGGCCGTTCCCTTCAAGACTCCTTACTGGCACAACTATCACCGCCTTGAAGGGGGCTATTTCGGCTACTGGTGTCTGGAGGCCGTAGCCGCCGTCAAGGCGTTCAACCTGGACGACAGTCTGTGCGTGGGTCACCCCCACTACCCGGGCGATCTACTTCGTCCCGAGCAGGTCACTGCCCCCGACATGTCGCGCCTGCTGCCCGAGCTCGCGGCAACCATCGGCGCACCACCTGAACCGCCGTTCACAGGTGAGCCAGTCCACCTTACAAAATGGGAGGCGCTCAAGATGCTCGTCAAGAACAAGCTGACCTCCTAG
- a CDS encoding four-helix bundle copper-binding protein yields the protein MPHEKYAACIAACNECAMACSHCAAACLHEDDVKMMAACIALDTDCAAMCQLAAAAMARDSAHAPAICRLCAEICTACGDECAKHSHAHCQACAQACRRCAEACRQMVA from the coding sequence ATGCCCCATGAGAAGTACGCAGCGTGCATCGCTGCCTGCAACGAATGTGCGATGGCGTGCAGCCACTGTGCTGCCGCCTGCCTGCACGAGGACGACGTGAAGATGATGGCCGCCTGCATCGCGCTCGACACGGATTGCGCCGCCATGTGCCAGCTCGCCGCGGCGGCAATGGCGCGCGACAGTGCCCACGCGCCGGCCATCTGCCGCCTCTGCGCGGAGATCTGCACGGCCTGCGGGGACGAGTGCGCGAAACATTCGCACGCGCACTGCCAAGCGTGCGCCCAAGCCTGCCGCCGCTGCGCGGAGGCTTGCCGGCAGATGGTCGCCTGA
- a CDS encoding heavy metal translocating P-type ATPase: protein MPAPAGGQQERSLQIEGMTCASCVARVEKALAGVPGVDSATVNLATEKAEVRFAGRDVDVPALLAAVRKAGYEARPADEPQAAPASNRWPDWWPVALAALLSAPLLLPMFGLLVGRAWMLEGWSQLALATPVQFWLGARFYRAGWKAAKAGAGNMDLLVALGTSAAYGLSLYLLLAQAGHGMPAHLYFEASAVVITLVLLGKWLELRAKRQTTEAIRALNALRPERARVRRNGLEQELPLAQVKVGDVVVVRPGERIPVDATVLEGASDVDESLITGESLPVAKHAGDAVTGGSVNGEGLLAARTTAVGAESTLARIVRLVESAQAKKAPVQRLVDRVSSVFVPVVIAIALAALAGWGVATGDWEAAILNAVAVLVIACPCALGLATPTAIMAGTGVAARHGVLIKDAEALEVAHSVGIVAFDKTGTLTEGRPELVAFEAVDGDTAALLRASAAIQAGSEHPLAHAVLAAAGQQGLAIPAASQVRAHAGRGVAAEVEGRALRLGSSHFMSELSVPLGALAERAARLQAEGRTVSWLAETGASPRLLGLLAFGDTLKPDAAAAIRRLHAQGIRTALVSGDNRGSAEAVARLLGIGIVHAEVLPEDKAAIVGQLKAQGMRVAMVGDGINDAPALAAADVGIAMSTGTEVAMHAAGITLMRGDPALVGDAIDISRRTYAKIRQNLFWAFVYNVVGIPLAAFGLLSPVIAGAAMAFSSVSVVGNALLLRRWKAAAG, encoded by the coding sequence ATGCCGGCGCCCGCCGGCGGCCAGCAGGAACGGTCGCTGCAGATCGAGGGCATGACCTGCGCCTCCTGCGTGGCGCGCGTGGAAAAGGCGCTGGCCGGCGTACCGGGGGTCGACTCGGCCACCGTGAACCTGGCGACCGAGAAGGCCGAGGTCAGATTCGCCGGCCGCGACGTGGACGTTCCCGCCCTCCTGGCCGCCGTGCGCAAGGCAGGCTACGAGGCACGCCCTGCCGACGAGCCGCAGGCCGCCCCGGCGTCAAACCGATGGCCGGACTGGTGGCCGGTCGCGCTGGCCGCGCTGCTGTCGGCGCCGCTGCTGCTGCCCATGTTCGGCCTGCTCGTCGGCCGTGCCTGGATGCTCGAGGGCTGGTCGCAGCTGGCGCTGGCGACGCCGGTTCAGTTCTGGCTCGGCGCGCGCTTCTACCGCGCGGGCTGGAAGGCCGCGAAAGCAGGCGCCGGCAACATGGACCTGCTGGTCGCGCTCGGCACATCGGCTGCCTATGGCCTGAGCCTCTACCTGTTGCTCGCGCAGGCGGGCCACGGCATGCCGGCGCATCTGTACTTCGAGGCGTCCGCTGTCGTGATCACGCTGGTGCTGCTCGGCAAATGGCTGGAGCTGCGGGCCAAGCGGCAAACCACGGAAGCCATTCGCGCGCTGAACGCGCTGCGGCCGGAACGTGCAAGGGTGCGCCGCAACGGGCTGGAACAAGAGCTCCCCCTCGCGCAGGTGAAGGTCGGCGACGTGGTGGTGGTGCGCCCCGGCGAGCGCATCCCCGTGGACGCCACCGTGCTCGAAGGGGCCAGCGATGTCGACGAGTCGCTCATCACCGGCGAGAGCCTGCCGGTTGCCAAGCATGCCGGCGATGCCGTCACCGGCGGGTCGGTCAATGGCGAAGGCCTGCTCGCGGCGCGCACCACCGCCGTCGGTGCGGAATCCACGCTCGCGCGCATTGTGCGGCTGGTGGAGTCGGCGCAGGCGAAGAAGGCGCCCGTCCAGCGGCTGGTCGACCGCGTGAGCAGCGTGTTCGTGCCGGTGGTGATCGCCATTGCCCTGGCTGCGCTGGCCGGCTGGGGCGTGGCCACGGGCGACTGGGAAGCCGCCATCCTCAACGCGGTGGCCGTGCTGGTCATCGCCTGCCCGTGCGCCCTGGGGCTGGCAACGCCGACCGCCATCATGGCGGGCACCGGCGTGGCAGCGAGGCATGGCGTGCTGATCAAGGACGCGGAGGCGCTGGAGGTTGCGCACAGCGTCGGCATTGTCGCGTTCGACAAGACCGGCACACTGACGGAGGGCCGCCCGGAGCTCGTCGCTTTCGAGGCCGTCGATGGCGACACCGCTGCCCTGCTCCGGGCCAGCGCGGCCATCCAGGCCGGTAGCGAGCATCCGCTGGCGCATGCCGTGCTCGCCGCAGCCGGACAGCAGGGGCTGGCGATCCCGGCCGCGAGCCAGGTACGCGCGCACGCAGGCCGCGGCGTGGCTGCCGAAGTCGAAGGCCGCGCGCTCCGGCTGGGCAGCAGCCACTTCATGAGCGAACTCTCGGTGCCCCTGGGCGCGCTAGCCGAGCGCGCCGCTCGACTCCAGGCGGAAGGCCGAACTGTTTCCTGGCTGGCCGAGACCGGCGCCAGCCCGAGGCTGCTCGGGCTGCTCGCTTTCGGCGACACGCTCAAGCCGGACGCCGCGGCAGCCATCCGGCGGCTGCACGCACAGGGCATCCGAACCGCGCTTGTTTCGGGAGACAACCGAGGCAGTGCAGAAGCCGTGGCCCGGTTGCTGGGGATTGGCATCGTGCATGCGGAAGTGCTGCCCGAGGACAAGGCCGCCATCGTCGGGCAACTCAAGGCCCAAGGCATGCGTGTCGCGATGGTCGGCGACGGCATCAACGATGCGCCGGCGCTGGCCGCGGCCGACGTGGGCATCGCCATGTCCACTGGCACCGAGGTGGCCATGCACGCGGCCGGCATCACACTGATGCGCGGCGATCCCGCGCTGGTCGGCGACGCGATCGACATCTCACGCCGCACCTACGCCAAGATCCGGCAGAACCTGTTCTGGGCCTTCGTCTACAACGTCGTGGGCATTCCATTGGCCGCCTTCGGCCTGCTGAGCCCGGTGATCGCGGGCGCAGCCATGGCTTTCAGCAGCGTGAGCGTGGTGGGCAACGCGCTCCTGCTGCGGCGTTGGAAGGCGGCCGCGGGCTGA
- the cueR gene encoding Cu(I)-responsive transcriptional regulator yields the protein MNQALPGKEPFNIGEAAARSGVSAKMVRHYESLGLLPRISRTDAGYRQYSDKDVHTLRFIRRARDLGFSMVEIAQLLKLWQNKRRASADVKRIALAHAADLHRRIEEMASMKRTLERLADCCHGDQRPDCPILEELAEH from the coding sequence ATGAACCAGGCCCTCCCCGGCAAGGAACCCTTCAACATCGGCGAGGCGGCGGCACGCTCCGGCGTGTCGGCCAAGATGGTGCGGCACTACGAGTCGCTGGGGCTGCTGCCCCGTATCAGCCGCACCGACGCCGGCTACCGGCAGTACAGCGACAAGGACGTGCACACGCTGCGCTTCATCCGCCGCGCACGCGACCTCGGCTTCAGCATGGTCGAGATCGCGCAGCTGCTGAAGCTGTGGCAGAACAAGCGCCGCGCCAGCGCGGACGTGAAGCGCATCGCCCTGGCCCATGCCGCGGACCTGCATCGCCGGATCGAGGAAATGGCAAGCATGAAGCGCACGCTGGAGCGCCTCGCCGACTGCTGCCACGGCGACCAGCGGCCCGACTGCCCGATCCTCGAGGAGCTGGCCGAGCACTGA
- a CDS encoding c-type cytochrome, whose protein sequence is MRRTLYTLLALVVLLLLGASGLVALNLRGEDPLPATPVAFNPTPAQVERGRYLALAGNCAGCHTARGGAAYAGGVGIETPFGTVFASNLTPHDEAGIGRWSAAHFWRALHNGRSMDGRLLYPAFPYPSFTRVTREDSDAIYAYLRTVPPAPTPSAAHKLRFPYDTQAALAVWRALFFAPGSFVADPAKPAEWNRGAYLVEGLGHCIACHGTRNVLGATEEKLGLSGGLIPVENWYAPSLNSKREAGVSDWDTQHVIALLKNGTSPRGSVMGPMADVVYRSTQHLGDVDLNAMAVFLKQLPEAKAADAPAPAAPVRRDAGVMARGAKIYDQQCAYCHGDAGQGAQGAYPALAGSRAVTMDSTVNLVQVLRHGGFLPSTAGNPRPYGMPPFGHVLDDDGIAAVLSYIRGSWGNDAPPVTRSQIMRP, encoded by the coding sequence ATGCGACGCACCCTCTATACCCTGCTCGCCTTGGTCGTGCTGCTGCTCCTGGGGGCCTCGGGGCTCGTGGCCCTCAACTTGCGCGGCGAAGATCCGCTTCCCGCTACACCGGTCGCTTTCAACCCGACGCCGGCCCAGGTCGAACGCGGCCGCTATCTCGCGCTGGCCGGCAACTGCGCCGGCTGCCACACCGCGCGCGGCGGTGCAGCCTATGCCGGCGGCGTGGGCATCGAGACGCCGTTCGGCACGGTCTTCGCGAGCAACCTCACGCCGCACGACGAAGCCGGCATCGGCCGCTGGAGCGCCGCGCATTTCTGGCGCGCCCTGCACAACGGTCGCTCGATGGACGGGCGCCTCCTGTACCCCGCCTTTCCCTACCCGAGCTTCACGCGCGTGACGCGCGAGGATTCGGACGCGATCTACGCCTACCTGCGTACCGTGCCGCCCGCTCCGACGCCCAGCGCCGCCCACAAGCTGCGTTTTCCCTATGACACACAAGCTGCGCTCGCCGTATGGCGCGCGCTCTTCTTCGCGCCCGGCAGCTTCGTCGCCGATCCGGCCAAGCCTGCCGAATGGAACCGCGGCGCCTACCTGGTCGAGGGCCTGGGCCATTGCATCGCGTGCCACGGCACGCGCAACGTGCTGGGCGCCACCGAAGAGAAGCTGGGTCTCTCCGGCGGGCTGATCCCCGTCGAGAACTGGTATGCGCCTTCGCTCAATTCAAAGCGCGAGGCCGGTGTCTCGGACTGGGACACGCAACACGTCATCGCGCTGCTAAAGAACGGCACCTCGCCGCGCGGATCGGTCATGGGACCGATGGCCGACGTGGTCTACCGCAGCACCCAGCATCTCGGCGACGTCGACCTGAACGCCATGGCGGTGTTCCTCAAGCAACTGCCCGAAGCCAAGGCAGCGGACGCGCCCGCCCCCGCAGCGCCGGTGCGCCGCGATGCCGGCGTGATGGCGCGTGGCGCAAAGATCTACGACCAGCAATGCGCCTACTGCCACGGCGACGCGGGCCAGGGTGCCCAAGGGGCCTACCCGGCGCTGGCGGGCAGCCGCGCCGTCACCATGGACTCGACCGTCAACCTCGTGCAGGTGCTGCGCCACGGGGGCTTCCTGCCTTCCACTGCCGGCAATCCACGACCGTACGGCATGCCGCCCTTCGGCCATGTGCTCGATGACGACGGCATCGCCGCTGTGCTGAGCTACATCCGAGGCTCGTGGGGCAACGACGCGCCGCCGGTCACCCGCAGCCAGATCATGCGGCCCTGA
- a CDS encoding c-type cytochrome yields MMNIRPFWRGALLAALGLAPLMPPAHAASPAPARVPDTIEQRVAACIACHGREGASTNAGYFPRLAGKPEGYLYNQLLSFRDGRRFNSDMVHMVRHLSDAYLREIAQYFAALDLPYPPVSARTDASAQSLARGKELAFQGDAARGIPACAQCHGQALTGIAPAIPSLLGLPRLYLASQLGDWLNNGRHALPPDCMAEVGRKLNADDINAVASWLALQPVPADPKPAAAPPGPLPMPCSAMGS; encoded by the coding sequence ATGATGAACATCCGACCTTTCTGGCGAGGCGCGCTGCTCGCCGCCCTCGGCCTGGCCCCGCTGATGCCGCCGGCCCATGCCGCTTCTCCCGCGCCCGCACGCGTACCCGACACCATCGAGCAGCGCGTCGCGGCCTGCATCGCCTGCCATGGGCGCGAGGGTGCCAGCACCAATGCCGGCTACTTCCCGCGGCTGGCCGGCAAGCCCGAAGGCTATCTCTACAACCAGCTGCTGAGCTTTCGCGACGGGCGCCGCTTCAACAGCGACATGGTGCACATGGTGCGGCACCTGTCGGATGCCTACCTGCGCGAGATCGCGCAGTACTTCGCGGCGCTCGACCTGCCCTATCCGCCCGTGTCCGCGCGCACCGATGCCTCGGCGCAGAGTCTCGCGCGCGGGAAGGAGCTGGCGTTCCAGGGCGATGCCGCGCGCGGCATTCCGGCCTGCGCGCAATGCCATGGCCAGGCGCTGACCGGCATCGCGCCCGCCATTCCCTCGCTGCTCGGCCTGCCGCGCCTGTACCTCGCCTCGCAGTTGGGCGACTGGCTCAACAACGGGCGCCACGCCCTGCCGCCCGACTGCATGGCGGAAGTCGGGCGCAAGCTCAACGCGGACGACATCAACGCCGTCGCGAGTTGGTTGGCCTTGCAGCCGGTGCCGGCGGACCCCAAGCCCGCGGCCGCGCCACCCGGACCGCTGCCGATGCCCTGCAGTGCCATGGGGAGCTGA
- a CDS encoding DUF1345 domain-containing protein: MHMRFTRMMGWQRLLFGAVVGVAIGLLPWHFGAVARGLLGWCCGATAYLLPAWWLAETSDASSTRARARSLDQPSVLILAAMVAGVGASMVTISLLLKQVGEMGEAARIGHIALGLLALAGSWLMIHTIYGFHYAHRYYRAEPDRHPGLDFPGKLDPDYFDFLYYAFVIGMCSQVSDVQVRSREMRRITLVHSVLSFAFNMLVLAMSINVVAGAI; this comes from the coding sequence ATGCATATGCGATTTACGCGAATGATGGGCTGGCAGCGGCTGCTGTTCGGCGCGGTGGTGGGTGTTGCCATCGGCCTCCTGCCCTGGCACTTCGGCGCCGTAGCCCGCGGACTTCTGGGCTGGTGCTGTGGCGCGACGGCCTACCTGCTGCCTGCCTGGTGGCTCGCCGAGACCTCGGACGCTTCGAGCACGCGGGCGCGCGCGCGGTCGCTCGACCAGCCCAGCGTGCTGATCCTGGCCGCCATGGTGGCCGGCGTCGGCGCCAGCATGGTGACGATCTCGCTGCTGCTGAAGCAGGTCGGGGAGATGGGAGAGGCTGCGCGCATCGGCCACATCGCGCTGGGACTGCTGGCGCTTGCGGGCTCATGGCTGATGATCCACACGATCTACGGGTTTCATTACGCACACCGCTATTACCGCGCGGAGCCGGACCGCCACCCGGGCCTCGACTTTCCGGGCAAGCTCGACCCGGACTACTTCGACTTTCTCTACTACGCCTTCGTGATCGGCATGTGCTCGCAGGTGTCCGACGTGCAGGTGCGCTCGCGCGAAATGCGCCGCATCACGCTCGTGCACAGCGTGCTGTCCTTCGCCTTCAACATGCTGGTGCTGGCGATGTCGATCAACGTGGTGGCGGGAGCGATTTGA
- a CDS encoding DMT family transporter, translated as MTPIPPARPAKRWLVDLVLLGMLWGASFLFMRIGAAEFGALPTAAVRVGIGMLFLLPLLFMRGQWSSLKQYWKPALSIGVLNSGLPFAFFAFALLTINSGLGAVLNATVPMFGALVAWGFFGERPDRSRTLGLVIGFAGVAMLAGRSAGLQSGADETAARWAIAACLAACICYAVSASLTRKHLTGVPTLATAAGSQIGATLALALPALWLWPARMPSLKAWLALVVLGTACTGLAYILFFRLIERAGPARALTVTFLVPVFALFYGAVFLGEEITQWMLACAVVIVCGVALSTGLVRLGRRPAATVQERR; from the coding sequence ATCACTCCCATCCCGCCGGCACGCCCGGCCAAGCGCTGGCTGGTTGATCTCGTGTTGCTAGGCATGCTGTGGGGCGCCTCTTTCCTGTTCATGCGCATCGGCGCGGCGGAATTCGGCGCGCTGCCGACGGCCGCAGTGCGGGTCGGGATCGGCATGCTTTTCCTGCTGCCGCTGTTGTTCATGCGCGGCCAATGGTCCAGCTTGAAGCAGTACTGGAAACCGGCGCTCAGCATCGGCGTGTTGAATTCCGGGCTGCCTTTTGCCTTCTTCGCCTTTGCGCTGCTCACCATCAACAGCGGACTCGGTGCCGTCCTCAATGCCACGGTGCCGATGTTCGGTGCGCTCGTCGCGTGGGGCTTCTTCGGCGAGCGGCCCGATCGCTCGCGCACCCTGGGCCTGGTGATCGGCTTCGCGGGAGTCGCCATGCTGGCCGGGCGCAGCGCGGGACTGCAGTCAGGCGCGGACGAAACCGCAGCACGCTGGGCCATCGCCGCCTGCCTCGCGGCCTGCATCTGCTATGCGGTCTCGGCGAGCCTGACGCGCAAGCACCTCACGGGCGTGCCGACGCTCGCCACCGCGGCCGGCAGCCAGATCGGCGCTACGCTCGCGCTGGCACTTCCGGCCCTCTGGCTGTGGCCGGCGCGGATGCCGAGCCTCAAGGCCTGGCTCGCGCTCGTGGTGCTGGGCACGGCGTGCACCGGACTCGCCTACATCCTGTTCTTTCGGTTGATCGAGCGCGCCGGCCCGGCGCGCGCGCTGACCGTGACCTTCCTGGTGCCGGTGTTCGCGCTGTTCTACGGCGCCGTTTTCCTGGGCGAGGAGATCACGCAGTGGATGCTGGCATGCGCGGTGGTGATCGTGTGCGGCGTGGCCTTGTCGACGGGGTTGGTGAGGCTGGGGCGACGGCCGGCGGCGACCGTACAGGAGCGCCGCTGA
- a CDS encoding methylated-DNA--[protein]-cysteine S-methyltransferase encodes MKFKNATLHSCTMQTPLGAVTLAATDAGLAGAWFDQQRHWPDTHGWQHNPEHPVLREAAAQLADYFTGRRQHFDLPLDLSHGTAFQQSVWQALLAIPVGRTTSYGAISAGLGNAAAVRAVGAAVGRNPISVIVPCHRVLGTNGSLTGYAGGLERKSALLELEGAL; translated from the coding sequence ATGAAATTCAAGAACGCCACCCTCCACAGCTGCACGATGCAAACCCCCCTCGGCGCCGTGACGCTTGCGGCCACCGATGCAGGCCTGGCCGGCGCCTGGTTCGACCAGCAGCGCCACTGGCCCGACACGCACGGCTGGCAGCACAACCCGGAGCATCCGGTGCTGCGCGAAGCTGCGGCCCAGCTCGCCGACTACTTCACCGGCCGCCGCCAGCACTTCGACCTCCCGCTCGATCTGTCGCACGGCACGGCCTTCCAGCAGTCGGTGTGGCAGGCGCTGCTGGCCATTCCCGTGGGGCGCACCACCAGCTATGGCGCAATCAGCGCGGGCCTGGGCAATGCCGCCGCGGTGCGTGCGGTGGGCGCGGCGGTGGGCCGCAACCCCATCAGCGTGATCGTTCCCTGCCATCGCGTGCTCGGCACCAACGGTTCACTGACCGGCTATGCGGGCGGACTCGAACGCAAGAGCGCACTGCTCGAGCTGGAAGGCGCCTTGTGA